The candidate division KSB1 bacterium genome contains a region encoding:
- a CDS encoding YajQ family cyclic di-GMP-binding protein, protein MQSFDIVSEVNMHEVTNAVDQAKREVSTRFDFKGSDARFEHTGSEIILHGDSEFQIKQMRDILIGKFTARKVDLKALVFDKVEEFGKGARQKTTIRQGIETEMAKKMVKMIKDMKMKVQAAIQGDQVRVSGKKRDDLQKVMAMLKDAKLDIPLQFVNYRN, encoded by the coding sequence ATGCAATCATTCGATATTGTTTCCGAAGTCAACATGCACGAAGTCACCAATGCCGTTGACCAGGCCAAGCGCGAAGTCTCAACCCGGTTCGATTTCAAAGGCTCCGACGCACGATTTGAGCATACCGGGTCGGAAATCATTCTGCACGGGGACAGCGAATTTCAAATAAAACAGATGCGGGATATCCTGATCGGAAAATTCACCGCGCGCAAGGTCGATCTGAAAGCGCTCGTTTTTGACAAGGTGGAGGAGTTCGGTAAAGGCGCCCGCCAAAAAACCACGATTCGCCAGGGTATTGAAACGGAAATGGCCAAAAAAATGGTCAAGATGATCAAGGATATGAAAATGAAAGTTCAGGCTGCTATCCAGGGCGACCAGGTTCGGGTCAGCGGCAAGAAAAGAGACGACCTGCAGAAAGTGATGGCCATGCTCAAGGATGCGAAGCTGGATATTCCGCTGCAGTTTGTCAATTACCGAAATTGA
- the rsgA gene encoding ribosome small subunit-dependent GTPase A yields the protein MNLEKLDLNPWLKDKLDPAKLHDYKIARVTAVNKDNFILKNEKKEVFAELTGKFLFNVESSLDTPTVGDWVYAQYFDDDSFAVIHELVPRKSILKRKTSGKKIEFQLIAANIDTAFIMQSLDSNYNLRRLERYLAMIHEANIRPVVLLSKSDLVSPEEIEEKLLAMHSTVPDVQVLAFSNLNGSGLDQIHAHLVPGETVCLLGSSGVGKTTLLNKLLGEDLFKTQEVREKDERGKHTTSRRQLITLKNGAMIIDMPGMRELGNIGVESGLQETFSDIVELANKCRFTNCTHLQENGCAVLSAVDDGSISQERYHNYIQMKKESAFNERSYLEKRRRDKKFGRFYKSVQKDNVKTRK from the coding sequence ATGAACTTAGAAAAGTTAGACCTAAACCCCTGGCTAAAGGATAAACTAGACCCTGCAAAGCTGCACGACTATAAAATAGCTCGGGTCACCGCTGTTAACAAAGACAATTTCATTCTCAAAAATGAAAAGAAAGAAGTCTTTGCCGAACTTACGGGTAAGTTCTTATTCAATGTTGAATCCTCCCTTGACACCCCCACAGTTGGCGATTGGGTTTATGCCCAATATTTTGATGATGATTCTTTTGCAGTCATCCATGAGCTCGTGCCGAGAAAATCAATTCTGAAACGGAAAACTTCGGGCAAGAAGATAGAATTTCAATTGATTGCCGCCAATATCGATACAGCCTTTATTATGCAGTCACTGGATTCCAACTATAATTTGCGGCGTCTGGAAAGATATTTGGCGATGATTCATGAAGCCAATATCCGCCCGGTCGTTTTGCTGAGCAAAAGTGATTTGGTGTCTCCCGAAGAAATTGAAGAAAAGCTGCTTGCAATGCACTCGACAGTGCCGGACGTTCAAGTACTGGCCTTTAGTAATCTCAACGGCTCGGGACTCGACCAGATTCATGCGCACTTAGTCCCCGGAGAAACAGTCTGCTTGCTGGGTTCATCCGGAGTTGGAAAAACGACCTTATTAAATAAACTACTCGGTGAAGATTTATTTAAAACCCAGGAAGTCAGAGAAAAGGACGAAAGAGGAAAACACACGACCTCCCGCCGGCAATTAATTACTCTTAAAAACGGCGCCATGATCATCGATATGCCGGGGATGCGCGAGTTGGGAAACATCGGAGTAGAGTCGGGACTTCAGGAGACTTTTTCTGATATCGTGGAACTGGCAAACAAGTGCCGCTTTACGAATTGCACACATCTGCAGGAAAACGGCTGCGCAGTATTGAGTGCGGTAGATGACGGCAGCATTTCTCAGGAGCGTTATCATAATTATATTCAAATGAAAAAGGAATCTGCTTTCAACGAGAGGTCCTATCTGGAAAAACGCCGTCGCGATAAAAAATTTGGTAGATTCTATAAATCAGTGCAAAAAGATAATGTTAAAACAAGAAAATGA